In a single window of the Atlantibacter hermannii genome:
- the yohJ gene encoding putative effector of murein hydrolase LrgA: MSTMLTTIWHFIRAFILIYACLYAGIALAALLPITIPGSIIGMLIMFILLSLQILPAKWVKPGCNVLIRYMALLFVPVGIGVMQYVDVLKAQFGPVVVSCFISTLVVFLVVSWSSHLVHGQRKVIGQQEPKE; this comes from the coding sequence ATGAGCACCATGCTAACCACTATCTGGCACTTTATTCGTGCTTTCATCCTTATTTATGCCTGCCTGTATGCGGGGATTGCGCTGGCGGCGCTGCTGCCCATTACCATCCCCGGCAGCATTATCGGCATGCTGATTATGTTTATTCTGCTGTCGCTGCAAATCCTGCCTGCCAAATGGGTGAAGCCTGGCTGCAATGTGTTAATTCGCTATATGGCGCTGCTGTTTGTGCCGGTAGGGATTGGGGTGATGCAGTATGTGGATGTGCTGAAAGCCCAGTTCGGGCCGGTAGTGGTGTCGTGTTTTATCAGTACGCTGGTAGTATTTCTGGTGGTCAGTTGGAGTTCGCATCTGGTGCACGGTCAGCGAAAAGTCATCGGCCAGCAGGAGCCTAAAGAATGA
- the yohI gene encoding tRNA-dihydrouridine synthase C translates to MRVLLAPMEGVLDSLVRELLTSVNDYDLCVTEFLRVVDSLLPAKSFYRLCPELHHQSRTPSGTRVRIQLLGQHPQWLAENAARAVELGSWGVDLNCGCPSKLVNGSGGGATLLKDPDLIYRGAKAMREAVPAELPVTVKVRLGWDSDARQFEIADAVQQAGATELVVHGRTKEDGYKADRINWAAIGEIRQRLSIPVIANGEIWDWQSGQACLQATGCNAVMVGRGALNVPNLSRVVKYNEAPMAWPEVVALLQNYTQLEKQGDTGMYHVARIKQWLGYLRKAYPQASELFTTIRTLTDSPSIAAAIDGYARRAYHEV, encoded by the coding sequence ATGCGTGTGTTACTGGCGCCAATGGAAGGCGTACTTGATTCCCTGGTGCGTGAATTATTAACGAGCGTCAATGACTACGATCTGTGCGTAACAGAATTTCTGCGCGTGGTGGATAGCCTGCTGCCTGCGAAATCCTTCTACCGGCTGTGCCCGGAATTGCATCACCAGAGCCGCACCCCGTCGGGCACGCGGGTGCGGATCCAGCTGTTAGGCCAGCATCCACAATGGCTGGCGGAAAACGCCGCCCGTGCGGTGGAGCTGGGTTCCTGGGGCGTCGATTTGAACTGTGGGTGTCCGTCAAAGCTGGTAAACGGCAGCGGCGGCGGGGCGACTTTGCTTAAAGATCCCGACCTGATATATCGCGGCGCGAAGGCGATGCGCGAAGCTGTCCCGGCTGAATTACCGGTGACGGTGAAAGTGCGTCTTGGCTGGGACAGCGACGCCCGGCAGTTTGAAATCGCTGACGCGGTGCAGCAGGCGGGGGCCACAGAACTGGTGGTGCATGGCCGCACTAAAGAAGATGGCTATAAAGCGGATCGCATTAACTGGGCGGCGATAGGCGAAATCCGTCAGCGCCTGTCGATTCCGGTCATCGCGAACGGTGAAATCTGGGACTGGCAAAGCGGGCAGGCATGCCTTCAGGCGACGGGCTGTAATGCGGTCATGGTCGGACGCGGCGCGCTCAATGTGCCGAATTTAAGCCGGGTGGTGAAATATAACGAAGCGCCGATGGCCTGGCCGGAAGTGGTGGCATTACTGCAAAACTATACTCAGCTTGAAAAGCAGGGCGACACAGGCATGTATCATGTGGCGCGTATCAAGCAATGGTTGGGGTATTTACGTAAAGCCTATCCGCAGGCCAGTGAACTATTTACGACCATCCGCACGTTAACGGATTCGCCGTCAATTGCCGCGGCGATAGACGGGTACGCCCGGCGGGCGTACCACGAGGTATAG
- the ycdF_1 gene encoding putative short-chain dehydrogenase, translating into MTQRVAIVTASDSGIGKKCAELLAQQGFDIGITWHSDDSGAKETAKQVQSFGRKAELIQLDLSHLPDGANAIQTLIDRFGRIDALVNNAGAMSKAAFLDMPFEDWRSVFAVDVDGAFLCSQIAARAMVKQGGGGRIVNITSVHEHTPLPDASAYTAAKHALGGLTKSMALELVSHGILVNSVAPGAIATPMNDMDDEDAKPGSLPSVPLARPGRTEEIASLVAWLCSDAAGYTTGQSFIVDGGFMLANPQFKPQS; encoded by the coding sequence ATGACTCAACGCGTGGCAATCGTGACGGCTTCTGATTCCGGCATCGGCAAAAAATGCGCGGAGCTCCTGGCGCAGCAAGGTTTCGACATCGGTATTACCTGGCACAGCGATGATTCCGGGGCCAAAGAGACGGCGAAGCAGGTGCAGTCGTTTGGTCGTAAAGCAGAGCTAATCCAGCTTGATCTCAGCCATTTACCAGACGGTGCGAACGCGATTCAGACCTTAATTGACCGTTTCGGACGAATCGATGCGCTGGTAAACAACGCAGGGGCCATGTCAAAAGCTGCCTTTCTGGATATGCCGTTTGAGGACTGGCGTTCCGTCTTCGCGGTGGATGTGGATGGCGCGTTTTTATGTTCGCAAATCGCGGCGCGCGCGATGGTGAAACAGGGCGGTGGCGGGCGTATCGTGAATATCACCTCGGTTCATGAGCATACGCCATTGCCCGATGCCAGCGCTTACACCGCCGCCAAACATGCACTTGGCGGGTTAACCAAGTCAATGGCCCTGGAACTGGTTAGTCATGGCATTCTGGTCAATTCTGTCGCGCCGGGCGCAATCGCCACGCCGATGAATGATATGGATGACGAGGACGCCAAACCCGGCTCGCTGCCCTCAGTGCCGCTGGCGCGTCCGGGACGCACCGAGGAAATCGCAAGCCTGGTGGCCTGGCTCTGTTCCGATGCTGCCGGATACACAACCGGGCAGTCGTTTATTGTCGACGGCGGCTTTATGCTGGCGAATCCGCAGTTTAAACCTCAGTCCTGA
- the yohD gene encoding DedA family membrane protein, which translates to MDVSALISQYGYAALLVGSMAEGETITLLGGVAAHQGLLRFPLVVLMVALGGMAGDQLLYWLGRRYGAGLLNRFPRYQDKITATQKLIARHPLLFVPGCRFMYGFRIIGPLLIGASHVPPGVFLPLNIIGALVWATLFTTLGYLGGEVIAPWLHAFDQHLKHWIWLALAVGCVALLRYGFKRSQRNKKPQD; encoded by the coding sequence ATGGATGTATCAGCATTGATTTCACAGTATGGTTACGCAGCTCTGCTGGTGGGCAGCATGGCGGAAGGAGAGACTATTACCCTGCTGGGCGGGGTAGCTGCGCATCAGGGATTATTACGCTTTCCTCTGGTGGTGCTCATGGTGGCGCTGGGTGGGATGGCAGGCGATCAACTGCTCTACTGGCTTGGACGCCGCTATGGCGCAGGGCTGTTAAACCGCTTTCCCCGTTATCAGGATAAAATCACCGCCACCCAAAAATTAATTGCCCGCCATCCGCTGCTGTTCGTACCCGGTTGCCGGTTTATGTACGGATTTCGCATTATTGGCCCGCTGCTGATCGGCGCAAGCCATGTACCGCCGGGCGTGTTTCTCCCGCTAAATATTATCGGCGCGCTGGTATGGGCAACGTTGTTCACCACCCTCGGTTACCTGGGCGGCGAAGTCATCGCTCCCTGGCTGCACGCCTTCGACCAGCACCTCAAACACTGGATTTGGCTAGCACTGGCCGTCGGCTGCGTGGCGCTGTTGCGTTACGGCTTTAAACGCAGTCAGCGTAATAAAAAACCTCAGGACTGA
- the yohC gene encoding inner membrane protein: MNHVLGLFSHPYREMQIIKGENETVSHHYTHHVLIMAAIPVLCAFIGTTQIGWDFDDGNVVKLSLFTGFALAILFYGLMLAGVAVMGRVIWWMARNYPQRPSLTSCMVFAGYVATPLFLSGLVALYPIVWLCALVGTLALFYTGYLLYIGVPAFLNIDREEGAELFQFHARHWGISAGSAAGAHRDLVGLRISSILMKVHCRLKLAQCAYKSRFSCSDKAGRRSIMPAPASSYSLN; encoded by the coding sequence ATGAACCATGTCTTGGGGCTTTTTTCCCATCCTTATCGTGAAATGCAGATTATCAAAGGCGAAAACGAAACGGTTTCGCATCATTATACCCACCACGTTTTGATTATGGCGGCCATTCCGGTGCTGTGCGCCTTCATCGGCACCACCCAAATCGGCTGGGACTTTGACGACGGCAACGTGGTGAAACTCTCGCTGTTTACCGGTTTCGCGCTGGCGATCCTGTTTTACGGCCTCATGCTGGCGGGCGTGGCGGTGATGGGGCGGGTCATCTGGTGGATGGCGCGTAATTACCCGCAGCGCCCTTCGCTGACCAGTTGTATGGTGTTTGCCGGCTATGTGGCGACCCCCCTGTTTTTGAGTGGTCTCGTCGCGTTGTATCCCATCGTCTGGCTCTGCGCGCTGGTGGGTACGCTGGCGCTGTTTTATACCGGTTATCTGCTGTATATCGGCGTTCCTGCGTTCCTGAATATCGATCGTGAAGAGGGGGCTGAGCTTTTCCAGTTCCACGCTCGCCATTGGGGTATTAGTGCTGGAAGTGCTGCTGGCGCTCACCGTGATCTTGTGGGGTTACGGATATCGTCTATTCTGATGAAGGTGCATTGCCGGTTAAAACTGGCGCAATGCGCGTATAAATCACGATTCTCCTGTAGCGATAAAGCTGGACGCCGGAGTATCATGCCGGCGCCAGCTTCCAGTTATTCTCTAAACTGA
- the pbpG gene encoding penicillin-binding protein 7 produces the protein MPTKIRHSLLSLALILAMPFSPVAIAAKAPAAHTAAQPEIASGSAMIVDLQTNKVLYSSHPNLVRPIASITKVMTAMVVLDAHLPLDEVLKVDISQTPEMKGIYSRVRLNSEISRKNMLLLALMSSENRAAASLAHHYPGGYGAFIRAMNAKAKSLGMTNTRFVEPTGLSIKNVSTAQDLTKLLIATKQYPLIGQLSTTREEMATFSKPAYTLPFRNTNHLVYRDNWNIQLTKTGFTNAAGHCLVMRTVIGNRPVALVVMDAFGKYTHFADASRLRTWMETGKVTPVPASALSYKRQKAAQMAANSTASDAQND, from the coding sequence ATGCCGACTAAAATCCGTCATTCACTCCTGAGCCTCGCGCTCATCCTGGCGATGCCGTTTTCGCCCGTGGCCATTGCGGCAAAAGCGCCGGCTGCACACACCGCCGCACAACCGGAAATCGCTTCCGGCAGCGCGATGATTGTCGACCTGCAAACCAATAAAGTCCTTTATTCCAGCCATCCGAATCTGGTGCGCCCGATTGCGTCAATCACCAAAGTGATGACGGCGATGGTGGTGCTGGACGCCCATCTGCCGCTGGATGAAGTGTTGAAAGTCGACATCAGTCAAACGCCGGAAATGAAAGGCATTTATTCGCGCGTGCGGTTGAACAGCGAAATCAGCCGTAAAAACATGCTGCTGCTGGCGCTGATGTCGTCTGAAAACCGGGCGGCGGCAAGCCTGGCGCACCATTATCCCGGCGGCTACGGTGCGTTTATCCGCGCCATGAACGCCAAAGCCAAATCGTTGGGCATGACCAACACCCGTTTCGTTGAGCCTACCGGGCTGTCGATTAAAAACGTTTCCACCGCGCAGGATCTGACCAAATTGCTGATTGCCACCAAACAGTACCCGCTGATTGGCCAGCTCAGCACCACCCGCGAAGAGATGGCAACCTTTTCCAAACCCGCTTATACCTTACCGTTTCGCAATACCAACCACCTGGTATACCGGGATAACTGGAACATTCAGTTGACCAAGACCGGTTTTACCAACGCGGCGGGGCATTGCCTGGTGATGCGTACCGTCATCGGTAATCGCCCGGTGGCGCTGGTGGTGATGGACGCGTTCGGCAAATACACCCATTTTGCTGATGCCAGTCGCCTGCGGACCTGGATGGAAACCGGTAAAGTGACGCCGGTTCCGGCCTCTGCGCTGAGTTACAAACGGCAAAAAGCGGCACAAATGGCCGCTAACAGTACTGCCAGCGATGCGCAAAACGACTGA
- the yncA_1 gene encoding acetyltransferase, translated as MSAVEVAPAAAIVVRDVQPDDTALIAAIYAWHVQHGRASFEEIPPVAEEMAQRISHLTEKGFPWLVAEWHGIVVGYCYASPYRSRPAYRYTVEESIYVDASMTGRGIGRELLSALIARCEQGPWRQMIAVIGDGDKNTGSQRLHKQLGFEVAGQLRSVGFKLGNWRDTLIMQRPLNQGDWALPD; from the coding sequence ATGTCAGCAGTCGAAGTGGCTCCTGCCGCTGCTATAGTTGTCCGTGACGTCCAGCCTGATGATACCGCGCTTATTGCGGCCATTTATGCGTGGCATGTGCAACATGGTCGCGCCTCGTTTGAAGAAATCCCGCCCGTCGCCGAAGAAATGGCGCAACGTATTTCGCATCTGACTGAAAAAGGTTTTCCGTGGCTGGTGGCGGAATGGCATGGCATCGTCGTGGGGTATTGTTACGCCTCGCCTTACCGCTCGCGTCCGGCCTACCGCTATACCGTGGAAGAATCTATTTACGTTGATGCCAGCATGACCGGGCGCGGCATAGGCCGTGAACTGCTGAGCGCGTTGATAGCGCGTTGCGAGCAAGGGCCGTGGCGGCAGATGATCGCGGTCATCGGCGACGGCGATAAAAATACCGGATCGCAGCGGCTGCATAAGCAGTTGGGTTTTGAAGTGGCCGGGCAACTGCGCAGCGTGGGATTTAAGCTGGGTAACTGGCGGGATACGTTGATTATGCAGCGCCCGCTCAACCAGGGCGACTGGGCGCTGCCGGATTAA
- the dld gene encoding D-lactate dehydrogenase, which translates to MSLTSHNDNSPFIAELTRLVGTGHLLTDPAKTARYRKGFRSGQGDALAVVFPGSLLELWRVLQACVNADKIILMQAANTGLTEGSTPNGNDYDRQIVIISTLRLDKLQLLDNGEQVLAFPGTTLYTLEKALKPLGREPHSVIGSSCIGASVVGGICNNSGGALIQRGPAYTEMALYARINEDGKLTLVNHLGIDLGQTPEQILGKLDDDRVKPEDVRHDGRNASDSDYISRVRDIAADSPARYNADPDRLFEASGCAGKLAVFAVRLDTFPALKNQQVFYIGTNDASVLTEIRRHILANFRNLPVAGEYMHRDIYDIAERYGKDTFLMIDKLGTDKMPFFFTMKGRTDALLDKVRVFKPHFTDRAMQRLGKLFPGHLPPRMKQWRDKYEHHLLLKMAGDGIEEARAWLTTFFNEAEGGFFACTAQEGSKAFLHRFAAAGAAIRYQAVHADEVEDILALDIALRRNDTEWFETLPPDIDSKLVHKLYYGHFFCYVFHQDYIVKKGVDAHALKEQMLELLRARGAQYPAEHNVGHLYEAPAPLKRFYKQNDPTNSMNPGIGKTTKLKNWAEPVSESVHDQAK; encoded by the coding sequence ATGTCCCTCACCTCGCATAACGACAATTCACCTTTTATCGCTGAACTTACCCGGCTGGTTGGCACAGGCCATCTGCTTACCGATCCCGCCAAAACCGCCCGCTATCGCAAGGGCTTTCGGTCCGGACAGGGCGATGCGCTGGCCGTGGTGTTTCCCGGTTCGCTGCTGGAGTTGTGGCGCGTCCTGCAGGCCTGCGTCAACGCCGACAAAATCATTCTGATGCAAGCCGCCAATACCGGTCTGACCGAAGGGTCCACGCCGAACGGCAATGATTACGATCGCCAGATAGTGATTATCAGCACGCTGCGTCTGGACAAACTGCAGCTGCTTGATAATGGCGAACAGGTGCTGGCTTTCCCCGGCACCACGCTGTATACCCTGGAAAAAGCGCTGAAGCCGCTGGGCCGCGAGCCGCATTCGGTGATCGGTTCATCCTGTATCGGGGCATCAGTCGTCGGCGGTATTTGCAACAACTCCGGCGGCGCGCTGATCCAGCGTGGTCCGGCCTATACCGAAATGGCGCTGTACGCCCGCATCAATGAAGACGGTAAACTCACCCTGGTCAACCATTTGGGTATCGATTTGGGGCAGACGCCGGAGCAAATACTCGGCAAACTTGACGATGACCGCGTTAAACCCGAAGACGTGCGCCACGATGGCCGCAACGCCTCAGACAGCGATTACATCAGCCGGGTGCGCGACATCGCCGCCGATTCCCCGGCCCGTTATAACGCCGACCCGGACCGCCTGTTCGAAGCCTCCGGCTGCGCCGGCAAGCTGGCGGTTTTCGCGGTGCGTCTTGATACCTTCCCGGCGCTAAAAAATCAGCAGGTGTTTTATATCGGCACCAATGACGCGTCAGTGTTGACCGAAATCCGTCGTCATATTCTGGCGAATTTCCGCAACCTGCCGGTCGCGGGCGAGTACATGCACCGCGACATTTACGATATTGCCGAGCGCTACGGCAAAGACACGTTCCTGATGATCGACAAACTTGGCACCGACAAGATGCCGTTTTTCTTCACCATGAAAGGTCGTACTGACGCGCTGCTGGATAAAGTCAGAGTCTTTAAACCGCATTTCACTGACCGCGCCATGCAGAGGCTGGGCAAACTGTTTCCCGGCCATCTCCCGCCGCGCATGAAACAGTGGCGCGATAAATATGAACACCACCTGCTGCTGAAAATGGCTGGCGACGGCATTGAAGAGGCCCGCGCCTGGCTGACCACCTTCTTTAACGAAGCGGAAGGCGGCTTCTTTGCCTGTACGGCCCAGGAAGGCAGCAAAGCCTTTTTACATCGTTTTGCCGCGGCGGGCGCAGCCATTCGTTATCAGGCGGTGCATGCCGATGAGGTGGAGGATATTCTGGCGCTGGATATCGCCCTGCGCCGCAACGATACCGAGTGGTTTGAAACCCTGCCCCCGGATATCGACAGCAAGCTGGTGCATAAGCTCTATTACGGTCACTTCTTCTGCTATGTTTTCCACCAGGATTACATCGTTAAAAAAGGCGTGGACGCCCATGCGCTGAAAGAGCAGATGCTGGAACTACTGCGGGCGCGTGGCGCGCAGTATCCAGCCGAACATAATGTGGGGCATCTCTACGAAGCCCCGGCGCCATTAAAACGCTTTTATAAGCAAAATGACCCGACAAACAGCATGAACCCCGGCATCGGGAAAACAACGAAGCTTAAAAATTGGGCGGAACCGGTTAGCGAAAGCGTTCACGACCAGGCTAAATAG
- the bglX_1 gene encoding periplasmic beta-glucosidase — translation MRLFLRIYPCGTLHTKIAWAAMLISRMTERVNGMKWLCSVGMAVSLALQPAYASSTFGEHPLTPEARDAFVTDLLTKMTVDEKIGQLRLISVGPDNPKEAIRDMIQKSQVGGDF, via the coding sequence TTGCGCCTCTTCTTACGGATTTATCCCTGTGGCACACTGCACACCAAAATCGCATGGGCGGCTATGCTTATTAGCCGCATGACTGAGAGAGTAAATGGCATGAAATGGCTTTGTTCTGTAGGGATGGCAGTCAGCCTCGCGCTGCAACCTGCTTATGCGTCATCAACGTTTGGCGAACATCCGTTAACCCCTGAGGCGCGCGATGCTTTCGTCACCGATTTGCTTACTAAAATGACCGTTGACGAGAAAATCGGTCAGCTGCGGTTAATTAGCGTGGGGCCAGACAACCCCAAAGAAGCCATTCGCGATATGATCCAGAAGAGTCAGGTGGGGGGCGATTTTTAA
- the bglX_2 gene encoding periplasmic beta-glucosidase — protein sequence MQDQVMELSRLKIPLFFAYDVVHGQRTVFPISLGLASSFNLDAVKTVGRISAYEAADDGLNMTWAPMVDVSRDPRWGPGIRRFWRRHVFNLHHG from the coding sequence ATGCAGGATCAGGTGATGGAATTAAGCCGCCTGAAAATCCCTCTCTTCTTCGCCTATGACGTCGTACACGGCCAGCGTACCGTGTTCCCCATCAGTCTCGGACTGGCGTCGTCATTCAATCTGGATGCGGTGAAAACCGTCGGACGCATCTCCGCCTATGAGGCCGCAGACGACGGTCTGAATATGACCTGGGCGCCCATGGTTGATGTGTCGCGCGATCCGCGCTGGGGGCCGGGTATCAGAAGGTTTTGGCGAAGACACGTATTTAACCTCCATCATGGGTAA
- the bglX_3 gene encoding periplasmic beta-glucosidase: MGKTMVEAMQGKSPADRYSVMTSVKHFAAYGAVEGGKEYNTVDMSMQRLFNDYMPPYKAALDAGSGGVMVALNSLNGTPASSDSWLLKDLLRDEWGFKGITISDHGAIKELIKHGTAADPKDAVRVALKSGINMSMSDEYYSKYLPELVKSGEVTMEELDDAARHVLNVKYDMGLFNDPYSHLGAKETDPQDTNAESRLHRQEAREVARESMVLLKNRLDTLPLKKSGTIALIGPLADSQRDVMGSWSAAGVVKQSVTLLSGIKSAVGDNGKVLYAKGANLTNDKDIIGFLNQYEPGVAVDERSPQAMIDEAVETAKQADVVVLAVGEAQGMAHEASSRTDLTLPQSQRDLIAALKATGKPLVLVLMNGRPLALVKEDQQADAILETWYAGTEGGNAIADVLFGDYNPSGKLPMSFPRSVGQIPVYYSHLNTGRPYNPEKPNKYTSRYFDEANGPLYPFGYGLSYTTFSVSDVKLSSPTMPQNGNVTASVEVTNTGKREGATVVQMYLQDVTASMSRPVKELKGFNKVTLKPGETRTVSFPIDINALKFWNQKLQYVAEPGKFNVYIGLDSARVKQGEFELQ, encoded by the coding sequence ATGGGTAAAACCATGGTCGAAGCGATGCAGGGTAAAAGCCCGGCGGATCGTTACTCGGTAATGACCAGCGTTAAACACTTCGCCGCTTATGGCGCAGTGGAAGGCGGCAAAGAGTACAACACCGTCGACATGAGTATGCAGCGCCTGTTCAACGATTACATGCCGCCGTACAAAGCCGCGCTTGACGCGGGCAGCGGTGGGGTGATGGTGGCGCTGAACTCCCTTAACGGTACCCCGGCGTCTTCGGATAGCTGGCTGCTGAAGGATTTACTGCGGGACGAGTGGGGCTTCAAAGGCATCACCATTTCCGATCACGGCGCGATTAAAGAGCTGATCAAACACGGTACGGCCGCCGATCCGAAAGACGCGGTGCGCGTGGCGCTGAAATCCGGCATCAACATGAGTATGAGCGACGAATACTACAGCAAGTATTTGCCGGAACTGGTTAAAAGTGGCGAGGTCACCATGGAAGAGCTGGATGACGCCGCCCGCCATGTGCTGAACGTCAAATACGATATGGGGTTGTTTAACGATCCGTACAGCCACCTCGGCGCGAAAGAAACCGACCCGCAGGACACCAATGCTGAAAGCCGTCTGCATCGTCAGGAAGCGCGCGAAGTGGCGCGTGAAAGTATGGTACTGCTGAAAAACCGCCTCGATACGCTGCCGCTGAAAAAGTCCGGGACGATTGCGCTTATCGGGCCGCTGGCCGACAGCCAGCGTGATGTTATGGGCAGTTGGTCTGCGGCGGGGGTCGTCAAACAATCCGTAACGCTGCTGAGCGGCATTAAAAGCGCCGTCGGCGACAACGGCAAAGTTCTGTACGCCAAAGGTGCCAATCTCACGAATGATAAGGACATTATCGGCTTCCTGAACCAGTATGAGCCGGGCGTCGCGGTGGATGAACGTAGCCCGCAGGCGATGATTGACGAAGCCGTGGAAACGGCTAAGCAGGCCGATGTGGTTGTGCTGGCAGTAGGTGAGGCGCAAGGTATGGCCCATGAAGCCTCCAGCCGTACCGATCTGACGCTGCCCCAAAGCCAGCGTGATTTGATTGCCGCGTTAAAAGCGACCGGTAAACCGCTGGTGCTGGTGCTGATGAATGGCCGTCCGCTGGCCCTGGTAAAAGAAGATCAGCAGGCGGATGCGATTCTGGAAACCTGGTATGCGGGTACAGAAGGCGGCAACGCTATCGCCGATGTGCTGTTTGGCGACTATAACCCGTCGGGCAAACTGCCAATGTCGTTCCCGCGCTCGGTTGGTCAGATCCCGGTGTACTACAGCCACCTGAATACCGGACGTCCATATAACCCGGAAAAACCCAATAAATACACCTCGCGCTATTTCGATGAGGCCAATGGCCCGCTCTATCCGTTCGGCTACGGGCTGAGCTACACCACCTTTAGCGTCTCAGATGTGAAACTCTCTTCGCCGACGATGCCGCAAAACGGCAATGTCACTGCCAGCGTGGAGGTGACCAACACCGGCAAACGTGAAGGCGCAACGGTGGTGCAGATGTATTTGCAGGACGTGACGGCCTCCATGAGCCGCCCGGTGAAGGAGTTGAAAGGGTTTAATAAAGTGACCCTGAAACCCGGCGAAACCCGGACGGTCAGCTTCCCGATTGATATAAACGCGCTGAAGTTCTGGAACCAGAAACTGCAATATGTCGCCGAGCCAGGCAAGTTCAATGTCTATATCGGCCTCGATTCTGCCCGGGTTAAACAGGGCGAGTTCGAATTACAGTAA
- the opuCC_1 gene encoding ABC transporter substrate-binding protein, with protein sequence MKTKIWSAAGLLLLATGAQAADPVKVGSKIDTEGALLGNIIIQVLESHGVKTVNKVQLGTTPVVRAAITSGELDVYPEYTGNGAFFFKDENDAAWKNAKAGYEKVKKLDAEQNKLTWLAPASANNTWTIAVRKDVVEKNKLTSLADLSRYLKEKGEFKLAASAEFIERPDALPAFEKAYDFKLNQQQLLSLAGGDTAVTIKAAAQQTSGVNAAMAYGTDGPVAALGLQTLTDPKGVQPVYAPAPVVRDAVLKAYPQMGEWLDPVFASLDEKTLQQLNASIAVEGLDAKKVAADYLKQKGFVK encoded by the coding sequence ATGAAAACGAAAATCTGGAGTGCGGCAGGCTTACTGTTACTGGCGACAGGGGCTCAGGCAGCCGACCCGGTTAAAGTCGGTTCAAAAATCGACACCGAAGGCGCGTTGTTGGGCAATATCATTATTCAGGTGCTGGAAAGCCACGGCGTAAAAACCGTTAACAAGGTGCAGCTCGGCACCACCCCCGTTGTACGCGCCGCCATTACCTCGGGCGAACTGGATGTTTATCCTGAATACACCGGCAACGGCGCGTTCTTCTTCAAAGACGAAAACGATGCCGCATGGAAAAACGCGAAAGCGGGCTATGAGAAAGTCAAGAAGCTCGATGCTGAGCAAAATAAACTGACCTGGCTTGCGCCAGCATCGGCGAATAACACCTGGACTATCGCGGTGCGCAAAGATGTCGTTGAAAAAAACAAGCTGACCTCGCTTGCCGACCTCAGCCGTTATCTGAAAGAGAAGGGCGAATTTAAACTGGCCGCGTCGGCGGAGTTTATCGAACGTCCGGATGCGCTTCCGGCCTTTGAAAAAGCGTATGATTTCAAACTTAACCAGCAACAGCTACTGTCGCTGGCTGGCGGTGATACCGCCGTGACCATTAAAGCCGCAGCCCAGCAAACCTCGGGTGTCAATGCCGCCATGGCTTACGGTACCGATGGCCCGGTTGCCGCGCTGGGCCTGCAAACCCTGACCGATCCTAAAGGTGTTCAGCCCGTCTATGCCCCTGCGCCTGTCGTGCGTGACGCGGTGTTAAAGGCATATCCGCAGATGGGGGAATGGCTGGACCCGGTTTTCGCCTCGCTGGATGAGAAAACCCTGCAACAGCTTAACGCTTCGATTGCCGTTGAAGGACTCGACGCCAAAAAAGTGGCTGCCGATTATCTGAAGCAGAAAGGATTTGTGAAGTAA